The Streptomyces sp. TLI_105 DNA segment GGACCCCCGGCAAAGGTCGTGGCGGGCGTTCATCGACCGGCCTCCTGCGTCGTGTTCAGGATGTTGACGCCCCGGAAGAGGGCGGACGGGCAGCCGTGCGAGACGGCGGCGACCTGGCCCGGCTGGGCCTTGCCGCAGTTGAAGGCGCCGCCGAGGACGTACGTCTGCGGGCCGCCGACCTGCTCCATCGAGCCCCAGAAGTCGGTGGTCGTCGCCTGGTACGCCACGTCCCGCAGCTGTCCGGCGAGGCGGCCGTTCTCGATGCGGAAGAAGCGCTGGCCGGTGAACTGGAAGTTGTAGCGCTGCATGTCGATCGACCAGGACCGGTCGCCGACCACGTAGATGCCGCGCTCCACGCCCCCGATCAGGTCCTCCGTCGACAGACCGCCCGGGTCCGGCTGGAGCGAGACGTTCGCCATCCGCTGCACCGGGACGTGCGCGGGGGAGTCGGCGAAGGCGCAGCCGTTCGACCGGCCGAGGCCCGTGAGCTTCGCGATCCGCCGGTCCAGCTGGTAGCCGACGAGCGTGCCGTCCTTCACCAGGTCCCAGCTCTGCGCCTCGACGCCCTCGTCGTCGAAGCCGACCGTGGCGAGACCGTGCTCGGCGGTCCGGTCACCCGTCACGTTCATGATCGAGGAACCGTACGCCAGCTTGCCCAGCTGGTCGAAGGTGGCGAAGGAGGTGCCCGCGTAGGCCGCCTCGTAGCCCAGCGCCCGGTCCAGCTCGGTGGCGTGCCCGATGGACTCGTGGATCGTCAGCCACAGGTTCGACGGGTCGACGACCAGGTCGTACCGGCCCGCCTCCACGCTCGGCGCCCGCATCTTCTCGGCGAGCAGCCCCGGGATCTCGTCGAGCTCCTTGTCCCAGTCCCAGCCGGTCCCCGTCAGGTACTCCCAGCCCCGCCCGACCGGCGGCGCGATCGTCCGCATCGAGTCGAACTCGCCGGTCGTCTCGTCCACGGCGACCGCCGTGAGCTGCGGGTGCAGCCGGACGCGCTGCTGGGTGGTCACGGTGCCGGCCGTGTCCGCGTAGAACTTGTTCTCGTGGACGGTGAGCAGCGAGGCGTCCACGTGCGCCACGCCCTCCGCCCCGAGCAGCCGCGCGCTCCAGTCGGCGAGCAGCGCGCTCTTCTCCTCGGCGGGGACGGAGAACGGGTCGATCTCGTACGAGGAGACCCACGTCTTCTCCGCGTGCACCGGCTCCCCGGCCAGCTCCACGCGCTCGTCCGAACCGGCCGCCGCGATCACCTTCGCCGACAGCTTGGCCATGGCGACCGCCTGCGAGGCGACCCGCGCGGCCCCGTCCATCGTCAGGTCGACGCCGGACGCGAAGCCCCAGGCCCCGCCGTGCACCACCCGCACCGCGTAGCCCAGGTCCGTGGTGTCCGAGGACCCGGACGGTTTGGCGTCGCGCAGCCGCCACGAGGCGCTGCGCACCCGCTCCAGGCGGAAGTCCGCGTGCTCGGCACCCAGCGCGCGCGCCCGGGCGAGCGCCGCGTCGGCGAGCGCCCGCAACGGCAGCGCGACGAACGAAGGGTCGATCTGATGGACCACGAGCGGCCTCGCTCTCGGCGATCGGAAGACGGCGGTTGAACTGTCCGGGAAGTCAATCACGGGACGGGCGGCCGAGTCCGCGCATTGGACCGGAGGGCGCCCCCGGCGCACCCGCGGGCCGGTCCGCACCGGCCCCGAGCTGTAGGGACCCGACAGTGACGCCCGTACGCCACTGTCGGAGGTCGATTCCTCATGTCGGGGGCGATACCGATAGGTTTTCGGCTACCAGACCGCTATCGAAAGGGTGATCCGTTGAGCCGCTCGGTTCTCGTCACCGGAGGAAACCGGGGCATCGGCCTCGCCATCGCCCGCGCGTTCGCCGAGGCCGGCGACAAGGTCGCGATCACGTACCGCTCCGGCGAGCCCCCGGCCGCCCTGGTCGAGCTCGGCTGCCTCCCCGTCAAGTGCGACATCACCGACGCGGAGCAGGTGGAGACGGCCTACAAGGAGATCGAGGAGAAGCACGGCCCGGTGGAGGTCCTCGTGGCCAACGCCGGCGTGACGAAGGACCAGCTCCTCATGCGCATGACCGAGGAGGACTTCACGTCCGTCCTCGACACCAACCTCACCGGCACCTTCCGGGTCGTCAAGCGCGCCAACCGCGGGATGCTGCGTGCCAAGAAGGGCCGCGTCGTCCTGATCTCCTCGGTCGTCGGTCTGCTGGGCT contains these protein-coding regions:
- a CDS encoding TldD/PmbA family protein, whose protein sequence is MVHQIDPSFVALPLRALADAALARARALGAEHADFRLERVRSASWRLRDAKPSGSSDTTDLGYAVRVVHGGAWGFASGVDLTMDGAARVASQAVAMAKLSAKVIAAAGSDERVELAGEPVHAEKTWVSSYEIDPFSVPAEEKSALLADWSARLLGAEGVAHVDASLLTVHENKFYADTAGTVTTQQRVRLHPQLTAVAVDETTGEFDSMRTIAPPVGRGWEYLTGTGWDWDKELDEIPGLLAEKMRAPSVEAGRYDLVVDPSNLWLTIHESIGHATELDRALGYEAAYAGTSFATFDQLGKLAYGSSIMNVTGDRTAEHGLATVGFDDEGVEAQSWDLVKDGTLVGYQLDRRIAKLTGLGRSNGCAFADSPAHVPVQRMANVSLQPDPGGLSTEDLIGGVERGIYVVGDRSWSIDMQRYNFQFTGQRFFRIENGRLAGQLRDVAYQATTTDFWGSMEQVGGPQTYVLGGAFNCGKAQPGQVAAVSHGCPSALFRGVNILNTTQEAGR
- the fabG gene encoding 3-oxoacyl-[acyl-carrier-protein] reductase, translating into MSRSVLVTGGNRGIGLAIARAFAEAGDKVAITYRSGEPPAALVELGCLPVKCDITDAEQVETAYKEIEEKHGPVEVLVANAGVTKDQLLMRMTEEDFTSVLDTNLTGTFRVVKRANRGMLRAKKGRVVLISSVVGLLGSAGQANYAASKAGLVGFARSLARELGSRNITFNVVAPGFVDTDMTAVLTDEQRAGIVSQVPLGRYAQPEEIAAAVKFLASDDASYITGAVIPVDGGLGMGH